AGGCGCCTCGGTCAGGCCGTCGGTGATCAGTCGCACCGGCACCTCGGCGTCCCGCAACTGGTCGGCGGCCCGCGAGGCCGTGCCCGCGCCGGGAAACACCACGATCGCGGCCCCACCGGCGGCGGTGTGGGCCCGCAGGTCGACGAAGGCGCGCTCCACCTCGCCGCGATACGCCTCGACGGGTCGGACGTCGAGTTGCAGTGCGTCGGCGTCCGAGGTGGCGTCCGCGTCCGGCTCGGAGAGCAGCTGGGTCAGCGTCCACCAGGGGCGGCCGCCTGCCGTGGTGTGGTCCTCGACCTCCTCGATGCTCCGGTAGGCCGAGGCACCGAGGTCGATCGGCGCCCCGCCGCCGCCTGCGGCGGTCATCCAGGACGCCTCCAGGAACTCCTGACCGGTACGCACCAGGTCGGCCGCCCGACCGCGGATCTTCTCCGGGTCGGCGAGCAGCACATGCGCCGACCGGGGAAGCAGGTCGGGCAGCAACGCCAGCTCGCCCTCGCAGAGGGCCGGGATCAGGGCTTCCATGCCCTCCACCGGAATACCCTCGGCGATCTTCGCCAGCATCTCGGCGAGTTGTGCGTCGGCCTGGTGCACCTCGGCGAGCTTCTCGGCCTTGGACCGCACCGAGTCCGTGATCAGCAGTTCCCGACAGGGCGGCGCGAGCAGCTCGGCGACGGGCTCCGGCAACGATCGTTGATCGGCGACGGAGAAGGCCCGGATCTCGGAGACCTCGTCACCCCAGAACTCCACTCGCAACGGGTGTTCGCAGGTCGGGGGGAAGACATCGAGGATGCCGCCCCGGACGGCGAACTCGCCGCGCTTCTCCACCATGTCGACCCGGCTGTAGGCCAGGTTCGCGAGGCGCTGTGCCTGCTCGGCGAAGTCGTGTTCCTCGCCGACCCGCAGGTGTACCGGTGCGACCTCGCCGAGGCCGGGCGCCAACGGCTGGATCAGGCTGCGGACCGTGGTCACGACGACTCGAAGCGGCCCGAGCCCGCTCTCCTTCGGGTGGGCCAGCCTGCGCAACACCGCCAGCCTGCGTCCCACCGTGTCGGCGCGTGGCGAGAGCCGCTCGTGCGGCAGGGTCTCCCAGGACGGCAGTTCGGCGACGGCGTCGGGCCCGATCAGATCGCCGAGCACGGCGGTGCTCTCCTCGGCCTCCCGCCCGGTGGCCGTGACCAACAACACAGGCCGGTCGGCACCCTGCTGCGCGGCCAGTACTGCGGCGACCAATGGCCGCAGGGCGGGCGGACCGCCGAGCTCGACCGCAGCCGAACCCGCCGCATCGACAAGGTCTTGGAAGGGCTTGCTGCCCAGAAGGGCGGTGAGCAGCCCGGCGAGTGGAGCGGACACGACGGGAGATCTCCTCGTTACCGAAAAACGACACACCCCTGCCCGGAACAGGCCGGGAGGGGTCTCGGCATTCAGGGTACGGGTGCGAGCCCACACCGAGCAGCTGGTTAAGCGGACGGCGGTGTCGTGTCCGCCCAGCTCGGGCGGTGGCCGGGCGTATCGGGTGCGGCGCAGTTCACAGCCGTCCCGACGGTGTGATTCGCCGAGACCGGGTCGGTGCGTGTGGTCGGCCCCGAAGAGTCGGATCGCCGACCGAAGGGACACCGCCGATTCTGGAAATCATTGGAGCGCCGACCGGCAGGCGAGCCATCATCGACGGCCATGGAACATCGGATTCTCGCGAACCACGATGCCGAGACCGTGGTCGTCTACCAGGCGTACTCGCCATTGATCGCCAAGCCCGCGCTGGCGGCGGGCACCTTCGTGCCGCCGTTCTCCCGGACCAGGATGACCTGGATCAAGCCGTCCTTCCGGTGGATGATGCACCGCAGCGGTTGGGCGCTCAAACCCGACCAGGAGGTCGTCCTGGCCATCACGTTGAAGCGATCCGGGTTCGACTGGGCGGTGCGCAACGCCTGCCCCAGCTCGTTCCGCGAGGGACGCGATCCCGACCAGGCGACGTGGCGTCGGCGCTTGGCCGAAAGCCCGGTGCGGATCCAGTGGGATCCCGACCGAGGCACCCGGATGGAACGGTTGGACACCAGGGCGATCCAGCTCGGTCTGCGCGGCGTGGCCGTCGAGCACTATGTCGACGACTGGATCGTCGGCTTGGCCGACGTCACCCCGTTGGCCCACGAGATCCACCGACTGGTATCGGCGGACCGGCTGACCGAGGCGAGCGCACTGCTCCCCGTCGAACGGCCCTATCAACCGGCCGAGGCGCGATGAGTGGGCCCGGACCTCGATCGTCCGGGCCTCTCGCAACTCAATCGCGGCGGATGTGCAGACCCGGGTGCAGCTCCAGGTGTGACAACCCGTTCCAGGCCAGGTTCACCAGGTGCGCCGCCACCTCGTCCTTCGGCGGGGTCCGCACCTCCAACCACCATTGGCCGGTCAGCGCGACCATGCCCACCAACGCCTGGCTGTAGAGCGCGGCCAGGTTCGTGTCGTAACCCCTGGCACCGAACTGTTTGCCGAAGATGTCCTCGACCTGACTGGCGATGTCGTTGAGCAGGCTGGAGAAGGTGCCGGTGGCGCTGGCGACCGGCGAATCGCGAACCAGGATGCGGAAGCCGTCGCTGGAGTCCTGGATGTAGTCCAGCAGCGCGCACGCCGCCTGTTCGAGCAGCTCCTTGGGATGCCCGGCGGAGAGCGCCGAGACGATCCGGTCGAGCAGCAGCTCCATCTCGCGGTCGACGACCACCGCGTAGATGCCCTCCTTGCCACCGAAGTGCTCGTAGACCACCGGCTTGCTCACGCCTGCCCGGTGGGCGATCTCCTCGATGGAAGCGGCCTCGAAGCCCTTCTCGGCGAACAACTCGCGACCGACGTCGAGCAGCTGTCGGCGACGTTCCTTCCCGGTCATTCGAACTCGGGCGGGTCGCGGTGCCGTCCCGCCCGCTGCCGTCCCGGCCTGCACCCGCGCTCGTCGCCCCGCCATCTGGTTCAGCCTAAGGGGTGGCTGTCCGACCTGGGGGGAGGCCAACGGGTCTGATCTCGGGACCGGTTCGATCATTCTTCATTCGCCGAGATCCTGGCGAGTCGCTGCGTGGTTGGCCACCGCACCTTGGTCGCCCAACCGAACTTCTCGAACATCCAGATGAGCCGGGCCGTGATGTCGATCTGGCCGCGCTGGACGCCGTGCCGAGCACAGGTCGGGTCGGCGTGGTGCAGGTTGTGCCAGGACTCGCCGAAGGACAGGATCGCCAGCGGCCAGAAGTTCGCCGACTTGTCCCTGGCCTGGAACGGACGCTCACCCACCATGTGGCAGATCGAGTTCACCGACCAGGTCACGTGGTGCAGCAGGCCGACGCGGACCAGACCCGCCCAGAAGAACGCGGTGATGCCGCCCCAGATCGACCAGCTGATCAGCCCACCGAGCACGCCGGGCAGCACCAGGCTCACCACGGTCCACAGCCCGAACTGACGCTGCACCCTGGCGATGTCGGGGTCGGCCAGCAGATCGGGGGCGAAGCGCTGCGAGTTGGTGAGGTCCCGCTCGAACAGCCAGCCGGTGTGCGCGTGCCAGAACCCCTTGGCCAACGCTGCGGGCGAGGTGCCGAACATCCACGGCGAGTGCGGGTCGCCCTCCTTGTCGGAGAACGCGTGGTGCCTGCGGTGGTCGGCCACCCAGGTGATCACCGGTCCCTGCAGGGCCATGCTGCCCGCGATCGCCAGTCCCACCCGCAACGGACGGTTCGCTTTGAACGATCCATGGGTGAAGTAGCGGTGGAAACCAGCGGTGATGCCTAGACCGGAGAAGACGAAGAAGATCGCCCCCAACCCGATGTCCAGCCAGCTCAGCCCCCAGCCCCAGGCGAAGGGGACGGCGGCGATCAATGCCAGGAAGGGAAGGATCACGAAGACATAGACGCCGATCTGCGCCGCATCACGGCGCCGTCCGAGGATCACCGGTTTCGGCGATCGTCCCGATTCGGCCGAGGGCGTGGCATCGAGTGTGCTCGTCATGGGCCTACCTCAGAAGAGTCAGATGGCCAGGGGAAGGTCCGGCTTACCTACGGCTACGGAACCGTAACCTACGCTAGCGTAGGTTACGGCGAACCGGTTGGCCACCCCCGGTGTGACCACCGATCGAGGGCTGCGCGACCCCGGCGTGATCGCGAGGTCGCCTACGTCCGGAGACAAACTGCTTTCGAAGTCAACCCACGGCCGGGCATCGTGGACAGATCGACGAAGAAGAAGGGACGTTCGGGCATCCCCCCTGACTCACGTACCCCGCTCGTGTCACCATGTACGGGCGCGACCGTAAAGTCGTGACGCCGCGCACGACTCCCCGTCGTGTGATCCGCCGTGGTGTAACGGCAGCACCTCGGATTTTGGTTCCGATAGTCCAGGTTCGAATCCTGGCGGCGGAGCGTCGCAGGTCGGCTCGATGACCTGCATAGACGCCAGATGCTCGACATCGTCTGAGTACTCGGCAGGGGACTCGCCAGGGGGTGTAGAGCACTGCACAGGGACTCGGAGGGATTGCGAGAGGCCTCGCCTGAGCCCAGCGAGCGCTCCGACGCCTGGCTGATCGCCCGTGCGCACGAACTGATCGTCGCCTCACAGTTCGATGATCGGAAGCGGCAGTTCTCCAGCATCGACGAGGTGGATGAATTACTCGCCGAGGCACGTCGACGCGGTGAGCCGAGTCTGGTGGCCCAGCTGCTCCGTGGCGCTGCGGTAACCCGTCTGGTTACCAAGGGGAACGCCAGATTCTCCGATCCGCTGCTCGACGAACTCATCATGCATGCCAAGCGGCACGGGTTGACGGTCATGGAGGCCGACGGCCGTGCGTTGCGCGGGCGCCGGATGATGCTCGACAACAACCACGAGATCACCCTGGACGAGACGGCCAAGGCGCTG
This Actinoalloteichus hymeniacidonis DNA region includes the following protein-coding sequences:
- a CDS encoding acyl-CoA desaturase translates to MTSTLDATPSAESGRSPKPVILGRRRDAAQIGVYVFVILPFLALIAAVPFAWGWGLSWLDIGLGAIFFVFSGLGITAGFHRYFTHGSFKANRPLRVGLAIAGSMALQGPVITWVADHRRHHAFSDKEGDPHSPWMFGTSPAALAKGFWHAHTGWLFERDLTNSQRFAPDLLADPDIARVQRQFGLWTVVSLVLPGVLGGLISWSIWGGITAFFWAGLVRVGLLHHVTWSVNSICHMVGERPFQARDKSANFWPLAILSFGESWHNLHHADPTCARHGVQRGQIDITARLIWMFEKFGWATKVRWPTTQRLARISANEE
- a CDS encoding DUF4291 domain-containing protein, whose product is MEHRILANHDAETVVVYQAYSPLIAKPALAAGTFVPPFSRTRMTWIKPSFRWMMHRSGWALKPDQEVVLAITLKRSGFDWAVRNACPSSFREGRDPDQATWRRRLAESPVRIQWDPDRGTRMERLDTRAIQLGLRGVAVEHYVDDWIVGLADVTPLAHEIHRLVSADRLTEASALLPVERPYQPAEAR
- a CDS encoding TetR/AcrR family transcriptional regulator, with amino-acid sequence MTGKERRRQLLDVGRELFAEKGFEAASIEEIAHRAGVSKPVVYEHFGGKEGIYAVVVDREMELLLDRIVSALSAGHPKELLEQAACALLDYIQDSSDGFRILVRDSPVASATGTFSSLLNDIASQVEDIFGKQFGARGYDTNLAALYSQALVGMVALTGQWWLEVRTPPKDEVAAHLVNLAWNGLSHLELHPGLHIRRD